CGCACTGGTGGTTGTTGGCGATGGTACAGGACGTGTCGGATACGGCCTCGGCAAAGCGAATGAAGTTTCGGATGCCATCCGTAAAGCGGGTGAAACAGCGAAACGCGCGATGAAACCGATCGTCATGCGGGGCACAACGATTCCTCATGAAACGATTGGCAGCTTTGGCGGCGCAGAGGTTCTCCTGCGCCCGGCGGCGGAAGGTACCGGTGTTATTGCCGGCGGTTCCTGCCGTGCCGTGCTTGAGCTCGCCGGCGTGCGCGACGTCCTTGCCAAATCGCTTGGCAGCAGCAATAAATTGAACGTAACCAAAGCCACGATGGCGGCACTTGCCTCTCTGCGTTCGCGCGAAGATGCAATGGCAGCACGCGGCAAATAACATAGAGGTTTTTGAAATGGAACTGCATTCATTACAGCCGGTCGAAGGTTCAAGCCGTCGCAAGATGCGTGTCGGCCGTGGTCGTGCGTCCGGCAAAGGCAAAACCGCCGGCCGCGGACATAAAGGGCAGTATGCCCGTTCGGGGCATAAACACAAACCGCTGTTTGAAGGCGGTCAGATGCCGATGTCCCGCCGCATCCCGAAACGCGGATTTAAAAATATAAACCGCAAAGAGTTTGCCGCTGTGAATATTGCAACGCTGGATGCATTTGATAACGGTACGGAAGTCACGATGGATCTGCTGCGTCAGGCCGGTATGGTCAAGGGCGTATGGGACGGTGTGAAAATCCTGGGTAATGGTGAGCTGACTAAAAAACTTACGGTGAAAGCCAGCGCATTCAGTGCCGCAGCCAAAGAAAAGATCGAGGCGGCGGGCGGCAGTGTTGAAACAATTCAAAAGAGTTAACTTCGGGACGGGATATCCATGCTTTCCGCTTTTGTAAACAGCTTTAAGATCCAGGAACTGCGCCAGCGGATTCTTTTTACGTTTGGCGTCATTTTTCTCTGCCGGCTCCTTTCTAACATTCCGCTGGTAGGAATTGACTTCGGGTTGATGTCCAATTGGCTCGAACAGCAGACATCTACCGGCGGACTGATGG
Above is a window of Kiritimatiellales bacterium DNA encoding:
- the rpsE gene encoding 30S ribosomal protein S5, whose amino-acid sequence is MTDKKADKENKKPELEERVVHINRNSKVVKGGRRFSFGALVVVGDGTGRVGYGLGKANEVSDAIRKAGETAKRAMKPIVMRGTTIPHETIGSFGGAEVLLRPAAEGTGVIAGGSCRAVLELAGVRDVLAKSLGSSNKLNVTKATMAALASLRSREDAMAARGK
- the rplO gene encoding 50S ribosomal protein L15, which translates into the protein MELHSLQPVEGSSRRKMRVGRGRASGKGKTAGRGHKGQYARSGHKHKPLFEGGQMPMSRRIPKRGFKNINRKEFAAVNIATLDAFDNGTEVTMDLLRQAGMVKGVWDGVKILGNGELTKKLTVKASAFSAAAKEKIEAAGGSVETIQKS